AGCGTTTGGATGCGCTAACTTCGTCAGGATCCAAGCTTGACGTTGGAGCAACTTCGCGCGAAATGTACGCGTAAAACATACGTGTGACCTGTTCACTAACAACGAAAAGGGACAGCACATGTTAAACTCAAAAACCCTCTAGCCGACCGGCCCCTCATGGTAACTCGACGCGTCAGCGAACGGATTCACGCGGCCATCCTTCGCTTATGGGGCGTTGAAAAGTACAAACCCCAAATTCTGGACGCACAATCCGTGTTCCTCTTGACGGACCGGATTCAGGTGGCTCGAATGCAGCCCGACCGAGAGTTGGCCGGTCGCGACGACATCTCACTCCGGCGAGAGACAGAGCATCATGATTCCTACTAAAAGTGATTCGATAACGAACACACGGCCCCGCGTCTTGATCGCTGGCCTTTTCCACGAGTCACACACGTTCGTGGAAGGGCCGACGCGATGGAGCGAGATGACGGTCTACCGCGATGATGAACTGCTCAAGCTCAGCGGCGACGCGTCCCCGATGGGTGGAGTCCTGGAGTTTGCCGCCGCGGAAGGCTGGGACGCGCTGCCGACGATCTACGCCGCGACCACGCCGGGCCCAACGCTCGATGACGACGTCTTAGAAAACTTCTGGTCGGAGTTTCAACAGCGGGCTGTGCGGTTCGGTTCCGATTCACGTGAGCTTGCGTCGCCTGGGATCGATGGCATCTTCCTTGTACTCCATGGCGCATCGGTGTCGCGTTCGGTTGCCGATGTCGAAGGGGAACTGCTAGCCCGAATCCGCGGCCTCGAGGGCTTCGAAACGCTACCCATCTTTGGCGTGTACGATCTTCACGCGAACTTTTCCGATGCGATGGCAAAGCACTCCAATTGTCTGGTGGGCTACCGAGAGAACCCCCACACCGACGCACGGGAGTCATCGATTCGGGCGGCGAAGCTACTCAGCCAATCATTGCAAACGGGCGTCCGCCCGCGTCAAATCGTGTCACGCCCAGGCATCGTTTGGCCGCCGACGGGGACCGCGACGGCCAGCAAACCGATGTCCACATTGTTGACGAGGGCACGCCAACTCGAGCGAGATCACCCCGACTTCTTGGCGGTCAGCGTTAACGCGGGGTTCTCTTTTGCCGACACAGCCGATACCGGCGTTTCGTTCTTGATTTCCACTGCTGGCGATCTTCAGGAAACGCAACCCGCGATCGAATCCCTCCATGCCCTAGCGTTTGAGAACGCGTCCGTTGGCAACGCGACCGACGAACCGATAGCAGCGGTGATGGAGCAACTAGAGCAGTTAAAAAAACTCGGCCAACTCGATGGTTTAACATTACTGATCGAGCCCTCCGATAACGTTGGCGGCGGCGCGCCGGGCAGCGGTATCACGATGCTCCGTGTTTTGATCGAAGCTGGCTACACCGGCATTGGCGTCTGCTTGTGGGACCCGCCGGCCGTCGATGCTGCCTCGCAAGCAAAGCCTGGAGACGTGATGACGCTCCAGCTCGGCGGTCGCGGCAGCAGCCTACTCGACCCTCCAATCAATCTCCAGTGCGAATTACTGCATTTCGGTGACGGCGTGTTTGAATTAGAGGACAAGCAAAGTCATTTGGCATCCTGCGTCGGCGACCATTTCGACATGGGCCAAGTTGCCGTCGTTCGCGCGACCGACCCAAACATGTCTGGCGGCGAGGCAATCATCTTGTTGACCACCCTCCGCACTCCACCGATGGATTTGGGCTCATGGCGACACGTCGGAATCGACCCAGAATCTTTTTCGGTCATGCCAATCAAGGCGGCGGTCTCCCACCGCCAGGCCTACGATCCGATCGCCAAACGTCAGTTTTGGGTTGATACTCCGGGGCCATGTTCCTCGCGATTGGAGTCCTTTGCGTTTCAAAATTTAACCCGCCCGATTTATCCACTCGATCCACTCGCCGAAGTGATCGGCAACCGCCCAAACGGCTGATTAGCCGTTTGGGCGTGAACCGTGGTTCCGGCATCCAATCCTTATCTCAACTCAAAACAGTTACTTCAGAAGTTCGATCCATGTCCAATTCCCAGGTTTCTTATCCTCGCGACGCCGACACGCCGGTTTCCCACCTACCATTCAGTCCGTGTGTCGTCGTTGGCAATCTCGTTTTTGTCTCCGGCCAGGCATCCGTCGACAAGACCGGCAAGATCATCTCGGGTGACATCGAAAGCGAATTCCGCCGATCGATAGAAAACGTGGAAGCCGTTTTGAAGACGGCCGGTACGGATTTGGCCCACGTGGTTCAAACTCGCAATTACGTTCGCGAGGAAAGCGACTTGGCGAAATACAACGAGTTGTACGCCGAGTATTTCAAAGATCCGAAACCCGCGCGCACGACGATCGTGAAGTGCTTAGGCGACAACCTTCGCTATGAAGTCGAATGCATCGCCGTCCTACCGGAATGATCCACCCGAACCTCCCGCGCAGAAGCGAATCCCCATGTCGGCTTGGTACGAAGTCTCCAACATCAACGATGTTCCGTCACCCTCGGTTTTAGTTTATCCCGATCGCATCGATTTCAATTTGCAAATGATGATCGATCAGGCTGGCGACGTTCGCAAACTTCGTCCCCATGTTAAAACCCACAAATTGCCCCAGGTCGTGCGAATGAAGTTGTCGCACGGCATCACGAAGTTCAAGACTTCGACGATCGCCGAGGCGGAAATGGTGGCAATCGAAGGTGGTCCCGATGTGATGTTGGCCTACCAACCCGTTGGCCCCAACGTGCCAAGGCTGATTAAGCTGATTCAGACGTATCCACAAACGCGGTTCGCGGCGCTGGTGGATTGTGTTGATTGCTTAGACGTGATCGCGGCGGCGGCGGTCGCAGCCAACATATCGGTGCCATTATTCGTCGACTTGAATGTCGGCATGGACCGCAGCGGAATCGTGCCTGGGGATGAAGCGTTTGATTTATTCATGCGGATCGCGTCCCTCGATGGCGTCGAAGCCGCCGGACTTCACGCTTACGATGGGCACGTGCACGACTCCGATCCGAACGCGTTGGAGGCGAAGATTCAAGCGGCGTTCGCCCCCGTCTGGCGATTGAAGGAATCGATCGAAAACGCTGGAATGTCAGCCGGAACCATGGTCGTCTCGGGCACGCCGACTTCGTTTTCGATGGCACACCGGCATGACGTCGAAGTGGGCGCTGGCACGTCGGTGCTGTGGGACACAGGCCAACCCAAAATTTCTCCTGATCTGAATTTTCAAAACGCGGCTGTGTTGATTTCGCGAGTCATCAGCCACCCCACGCCCAACCGGATCTGCGTCGACCTGGGGCACAAAGCGGTTGCCTCGGAGTTCGATCATCCCCGCGTCACCTTCCTTGGACTCGACAACGCGTCGGCGGTGATGCACAGCGAAGAGCACTTGGTGCTCGAAGTCGACGACGCCCAGGCCTATCCCGTAGGCACGGTGTTGTATGGACTGCCGCGACACGTCTGCCCCACGATGGCACTGCATCAACAGGCATGGTGTGTTCGCGAAGGTCGCGCAGTTGAAACTTGGCCGATCACCGCGAGAGCTCGATGCCTGACGATCTAAATTCACCGGAACATTTCAGGGCCACCGCCGGTGAACCCGTTCCCGACGCCCACGATGCCGATTTGTCCGAACTTGCTCGCAAGCTGCCCGATGCTGGCGGACGCGCGACCACCGTCCGGTACCGCGTCATCGGTGTCAGCGTGTTGATGGCGTTCATCCTCTATCTGGACCGCGTTTGCCTGGGAGAGATCGTCAAGCTGGAGATGTTTCTGGCAGATTTTAGCGGCGATGCCACGGGCGTCGAGATGGACCAGGATGTGTTGCGGGCTCGAATCGGTGACACCTTGGCGGCCTTCTTCTGGACCTACGCTAGCTTTCAAATCCCAGCGGGTTGGGCCAGCGATCGGTTCGGCGCCCGCAAGATGTTAACCTTCTACATCGCAGCTTGGTCGCTGATGACAATTGCGACCGGGTTAGCCGCCACGTTGACCGGGCTATTGTTCGCTCGCTTGGCATTGGGGCTGGCCCAGGCAGGTGCATACCCGACATCGGGCGGCGTGATCCGCCGCTGGTTTCGAACCGAGAACCGCTCCATTGCCAGCGGTTGGGTGTCGATGGGCGGACGTATTGGCGGTGCCGTTGCGCCGGTGCTGACCGTTTTCGCGGCCAACCAAATTGGATCGTGGCGAATCGTCCTCGGCATCTACGGGATCGTCGGCTTGGCCACCGCGGCGATCTACTACTGGGTTGTGCGAGAACGCCCCTCCGAACACCCGGACGTCAATGAAGCCGAAGCGAAATGGATCGGATCGCCTGCAGACGACCATCGCAGCGAAGTCGGCGACATTTTGCCGATGCTGTGGGCTTGTTGCCTCAGCCGAACATTGTGGTTGAATTCAATCGTTCAGTTTGCGACGAACGTGGGCTGGGCATTTCTGATCACGTGGCTGCCAACCTATTTGATCGACCGCGGGCTCAGCGAGTTCAACGGCGGGGTGCTGCTGACGATTATATTGGGTGTCGGAATTCCAGCCCAATTGATCGGCGGATGGATCGGCGATTGGTGCGTGATCCGCTACGGAATCCGTTGGGGCCGTGTGCTGCCGGTCGCCGTAAGCAGCATGATCGCGGGACTCGCGTACGTCGCCTGCATCGGGTTCGATCAAGTTTGGATGGTGGTGACCTGTTTTGCGATCGTTTCGTTCATGACGGATGTCAAGAACCCACCGTTCTGGGCACTGATTCAAGACATTGGTGGCCGCAATACGTCAGGGATCTTCGCGTGGTCCAACATGTGGGGCAACTTTGGCGCGGCATTGACGTCATCGGTGCTGCCAAGATTAGCGACACTCGGTGCCAGCATGGGGTACGGCAATGGCGATTCGTTCATGTTTGTATTCCTGGGCGGCGCCTTCTTTTTGTCCGGCATCGCGGTGCTGGGGATGGACGCTACCAAACTAGTACAGCCGCCTCGGGACGCCGACTCCGGAGCATCCTCTTGAGTTTTGCGATTGTGTTAAACACACGCTAAACGCGGGAGATCACGCGACGGCTCCTCAATTCAACCTCGTGGCAAACAATTCGGGATCATGCTACGATCCACGACGACACGTCTCCCACCTTAGAAAAAATCATCACCATGCGACTTCACTGCTCAGCTTCGATTTTTGCCCTATCCATCGCGACTTGCCTTGTGGCCGCGACCGCTCACGGCCAACAGGCAACGCCACAAGGCGTGGCCCCAGGGATCGAAAAACCACTGCGGATTTCCCCCCGACCTGAAAATGGCCGGAACAGCGAGGGAGATTTTATCCAACTCAAAGACGGACGACTTTTGCTCGTTTACACGAAGTTCATCGGTACCGGCGATCACGCTCCCGCCGAACTCGTGGCACGGCACTCCACAGACGGTGGCGAGACGTGGAGCGAAGAGGATATGCCGATTCTCTCACGAAAGTCGGGCGAGACGAACTTGATGTCGGTTTCACTGCTGCGTCTGCAAGATGACCGGATCGCACTGTTTTATGCCCTAAAATATGTGGGTCCGCCGGGAACAAAGTATTCACAACTGGATCATATCGTGATGCGCACCAGCGCTGACGAAGGGGCGACATGGTCGGAGCCGACCTACGTAGTGCCGAAAGACCAACCGGGCTATCGCGTACTCAACAATGACCGCGTGATCCAGCTGAAGTCTGGTCGGCTGGTGGTGCCACTGGCCGTTCACTATCTACCAGGTTGGTCGGGGTGGCGGAACTCGGCGCAGATCGTTTGTTACCTATCCGATGACAATGGCAAGACATGGCGCGCGAGCACCAGCACGCTGGAATCCGAACTACTGGCTCAGGAACCCGGCGTGGTGGAATTAAAGAATGACGAATTGATGATCTTCTGTCGCAGCCGTGATTGCCAGCTCGTCTCGCATTCCAAAGATGGTGGCGAGACGTGGTCCGCGCTGCAGCGATCGAACATCGCTCAACCAGCCACCTCGCCGGCTTCGATCGAACGAATCCCATCAACCGGTGATTTGCTATTGGTGTGGAATAATGGCGACGACCCACTGGCCGCCGTCAAGCCGACCGGCCGTCGCCCATTTACAGCGGCGATCTCTAAAGATGAAGGTGCCACGTGGCAGCACATGCGGAACATCGGCACCGATCCACAGGGTTGGTATTGCTACACGGCGATCGAGTTCGTTGG
The genomic region above belongs to Novipirellula galeiformis and contains:
- a CDS encoding M81 family metallopeptidase; its protein translation is MIPTKSDSITNTRPRVLIAGLFHESHTFVEGPTRWSEMTVYRDDELLKLSGDASPMGGVLEFAAAEGWDALPTIYAATTPGPTLDDDVLENFWSEFQQRAVRFGSDSRELASPGIDGIFLVLHGASVSRSVADVEGELLARIRGLEGFETLPIFGVYDLHANFSDAMAKHSNCLVGYRENPHTDARESSIRAAKLLSQSLQTGVRPRQIVSRPGIVWPPTGTATASKPMSTLLTRARQLERDHPDFLAVSVNAGFSFADTADTGVSFLISTAGDLQETQPAIESLHALAFENASVGNATDEPIAAVMEQLEQLKKLGQLDGLTLLIEPSDNVGGGAPGSGITMLRVLIEAGYTGIGVCLWDPPAVDAASQAKPGDVMTLQLGGRGSSLLDPPINLQCELLHFGDGVFELEDKQSHLASCVGDHFDMGQVAVVRATDPNMSGGEAIILLTTLRTPPMDLGSWRHVGIDPESFSVMPIKAAVSHRQAYDPIAKRQFWVDTPGPCSSRLESFAFQNLTRPIYPLDPLAEVIGNRPNG
- a CDS encoding RidA family protein, which codes for MSNSQVSYPRDADTPVSHLPFSPCVVVGNLVFVSGQASVDKTGKIISGDIESEFRRSIENVEAVLKTAGTDLAHVVQTRNYVREESDLAKYNELYAEYFKDPKPARTTIVKCLGDNLRYEVECIAVLPE
- a CDS encoding D-TA family PLP-dependent enzyme: MSAWYEVSNINDVPSPSVLVYPDRIDFNLQMMIDQAGDVRKLRPHVKTHKLPQVVRMKLSHGITKFKTSTIAEAEMVAIEGGPDVMLAYQPVGPNVPRLIKLIQTYPQTRFAALVDCVDCLDVIAAAAVAANISVPLFVDLNVGMDRSGIVPGDEAFDLFMRIASLDGVEAAGLHAYDGHVHDSDPNALEAKIQAAFAPVWRLKESIENAGMSAGTMVVSGTPTSFSMAHRHDVEVGAGTSVLWDTGQPKISPDLNFQNAAVLISRVISHPTPNRICVDLGHKAVASEFDHPRVTFLGLDNASAVMHSEEHLVLEVDDAQAYPVGTVLYGLPRHVCPTMALHQQAWCVREGRAVETWPITARARCLTI
- a CDS encoding MFS transporter, translating into MPDDLNSPEHFRATAGEPVPDAHDADLSELARKLPDAGGRATTVRYRVIGVSVLMAFILYLDRVCLGEIVKLEMFLADFSGDATGVEMDQDVLRARIGDTLAAFFWTYASFQIPAGWASDRFGARKMLTFYIAAWSLMTIATGLAATLTGLLFARLALGLAQAGAYPTSGGVIRRWFRTENRSIASGWVSMGGRIGGAVAPVLTVFAANQIGSWRIVLGIYGIVGLATAAIYYWVVRERPSEHPDVNEAEAKWIGSPADDHRSEVGDILPMLWACCLSRTLWLNSIVQFATNVGWAFLITWLPTYLIDRGLSEFNGGVLLTIILGVGIPAQLIGGWIGDWCVIRYGIRWGRVLPVAVSSMIAGLAYVACIGFDQVWMVVTCFAIVSFMTDVKNPPFWALIQDIGGRNTSGIFAWSNMWGNFGAALTSSVLPRLATLGASMGYGNGDSFMFVFLGGAFFLSGIAVLGMDATKLVQPPRDADSGASS
- a CDS encoding sialidase family protein; amino-acid sequence: MRLHCSASIFALSIATCLVAATAHGQQATPQGVAPGIEKPLRISPRPENGRNSEGDFIQLKDGRLLLVYTKFIGTGDHAPAELVARHSTDGGETWSEEDMPILSRKSGETNLMSVSLLRLQDDRIALFYALKYVGPPGTKYSQLDHIVMRTSADEGATWSEPTYVVPKDQPGYRVLNNDRVIQLKSGRLVVPLAVHYLPGWSGWRNSAQIVCYLSDDNGKTWRASTSTLESELLAQEPGVVELKNDELMIFCRSRDCQLVSHSKDGGETWSALQRSNIAQPATSPASIERIPSTGDLLLVWNNGDDPLAAVKPTGRRPFTAAISKDEGATWQHMRNIGTDPQGWYCYTAIEFVGDHVVLGHCEYPGLNSLQITRFPVTWLYQSSDAAE